GTTCGTTGCTCACGGATCATCCTGCATACGAAACAACCTCGCCTCAAACGGTGCTTTCCGGTCTTTGATCACGGATAATCCGGGGATTGCCTCGTCGAGTCCATCAGCCGGCATCCTCACCCCAGACGGTCGCCCAAGCTCGTCATCATCTCTCCTCGCAGTTGCTTCGCGCAGTCGACCACCGCGGCGACCCTGGGGGGCAGAGGGTTCTGCGGCCAGGCGACGAGCACCTCGACGGGTCTGGGAGCCGGCACGATGGGCAGGTAGACGACACGGCGTCCGTCCCACGTCTCGGGCGAGACATTGCGCCGCATCAGCAGTGTGTACCCCAGCCCGCGCCCCACGAGCGCTCGGCACAGCTCGTAATCGGCGGTCCGGTGAGCGATGCGAGGGGTTATGCCCCGGCTCGACATGATCTCGAGCGTGTGAGTGCGGCTGGCCGCGATATCGAGCATGATCATCGGCTCCTCCGCGACCTCCGAGAGATCGACGCTGTCGCGGGATGCGAGCGGATGCTCCTCCGATACGACGAGCATCGCCTCGGTGGTGGTGAGCGCGACGCGCTCGTACTCCGGCGGGACCTCGATGTCGAAGGTGACGACCAGGTCGAGTTCAGCACCCTCGGCTGCAGAGAGCATCGTGCCCAGATCGCCTGTCCGGTACTCGATGTGGACACCGGGGTAGTTCTGGCGGGTCGCGATGAGCAGACGCGGGAGGATGAGACTCGCGAGCGTATTGATGAGGCCGATACGCACCGGGCCGACGATCGAGGACTGCTCGCGCCCGACCGAAGCGGTGAGTTCTGCACCGTCCGTAACGATTCTTCGGGCCAGCGGAAGGATCGTCAGCCCGTCCGAGGTGAGGGTGGCGCCGCGCGATCTCTGCCGCTTGAAGAGCGAGGCGCCGAGCGCGCGCTCCATTGCCGTGAGCGCGTCGGAAACCGCCGAGTCGGAGGCGTGCAGGGCGGCAGCGGCACCCGAGATCGAACCGGAGTCGGCGACGGCGAGGAAGCACTCGATCTGACGCAGAGTGAAGGGCAGCGACGGAAGACGGCGAGAGAGGTCGAGCGCTTCACGAGTATCCATGACGGCATTATCCCGGGTTAGCCGGGGAAGCACTACGACTTTTTCCGCTTCCATAGGGGTAGGCGATCCGTCATCATCGGTGGAGACGCCCGCAGCGCGGGTCGTGACAGGACGATCGAAGGAGGCAAGGATGCCGAGGATCAGCTACGTGGAGCCGGCCGGGGACTCCCGGGACGTCGAGGTGGAACCGGGGGTCTCGGTGATGCGCGCCGCGATCCTGAACGGCGTCGAGGGCATCATCGGAGAGTGCGGCGGACAGGCGATGTGCGCCACCTGCCATGTCTTCGTGGAGCGCACCGATGGCGAGTTGCCCGAGGTCGGCGACGACGAGGAGGAGATGCTGGAGTGCACCGCCGACGAGCGCCTCGAGAACAGCCGCCTCGGATGCCAGCTGCGCGCCGGTGATCACTTCGACGAGCTCGTGGTGCGCCTCCCCGAGAGGCAGGTGTGACGTGAACGGCGACGCCGTGATCCTGGGGGCGGGCCAGGGAGGCCTCACTGCGGCAGTGACGCTGCGAGAGCGCGGCTGGGTCGGCGCGATCCATCTCGTCGGAGAGGAGAACCGCGCGCCGTATCAGCGCCCACCGCTGTCGAAGGGATACCTCTCTGGTGTCGAATCTGAGCATGATCTGCTGCTCAGAAGCCTTGAATCGCTGGAACGCGATCAGATTGCGACGCACCTGGGTGTCGCGGCGGTGTCGCTCGACACCGTGCGACAGCGAGTCGCGCTGAGCAATGGGACGGCACTCGCCTACAACGCTCTGATCTTCGCGACGGGATCCACACCCAGGCGGCTTTCGCTGGCCGGGAGCGAGTTCTCCGGCATCCACTCGGTCCGCACCGTGCAAGACTCCGACACCCTGCGCAAGGACCTCGAGCGCGGCGGGGATACCGTATTCATCGGCGGAGGCTTCCTGAACCTAGAAGTAGCCGCAGAAGCCTCCAAGCACGGCCGAGTGACGATACTCGAGGTCGCACCCCAGATCCTTGGTCGTGTACTGAGCCGGGAGAGCGCTGAGGCCCTCGCCGACTTTCACTCGGGCCTCGGCATCGAGATCCGCTGCGGAGTCGAGATCGCCGGAATCACGGGCGACCGAGGCCGCGTCAGTGCGGTCGAGCTGAAGGACGGGACCGCGATCCCCGCCTCACGAGTCGTCGTATCGATCGGCGCAGAACCGCGCGACGAACTCGCGCGGGAGGCGGGGATCAGGATCGCAGGCGGGATCGAGGTCGATGTGAACCTGCGATCCAGCGATCCCCGAATCTTCGCGATCGGCGACTGCGCACGCTATCCCAGCCCTTTCGCGGAGTGCGAAATGCGCGTGGAATCGGTGCAGAACGCCACAGACCAGGCGCGCTACGTCGCCGGTCTGCTGACGGGCGGGCCGGAGAGCGGATACCGTGCGGTGCCCTGGTTCTGGAGCACGCAGGGGGAACGGCGGCTGCAGATCGCGGGAATCGCAATGCCGGGAGATGCCGCGCGAGTGGTCGAGCGCGGCGACGGAGGCAAACTCGTGGTCGAGCGGGTGCGCGATGGTCGCGTATCGGCCGTCGAGACGATCAACGCGCCCGGCGCCCACATGCGTGCGCGCCGGGCACTCGCGGCGTTCCCGGATCAGGCGATTGCGGCCGCCGCGGTCACCTGATCTCGGGTTCGCGTCCCGAATCGCCCGCTGCTTGAACGCGGAGTCTCAATCTGCTGCTTCACCGATGGGTGAGACAGCAGATTGAGACTCCGCGTTTCCGCCCGACGCCGGCCCGAGGGCCCCTCACGCGCGGGAGACCGTCGCGGCCGCCACCTCGGCGAAGACGCCCGCCGCCCAGTCGCGGGCCGCCTCCGCCGCCGGGATCGACCCGCCTGCGTCGTGCCGGCCGTACTCCCCCAGCCGCGAGGCTCCGCACGCCTGCAGCGCCTCGTCGACGAGTTCGCTGCCGCGCGAGTAGGTGCGCTCGTAGCTGCGGTCGCCCATGCCGAACACCGCATAGCGCACACCCGCGAGGTCGGGGCGCTCCTCGAGCAGTCGGCGCACGAACGGCTGGGCCGAGCTCGGCACCTCGCCGTCTCCGTAGGTCGAGCACACGATGAGGTGCATCCGCGCGGGATCGAGTTCGTCGGCGCGCACGTCTCCGAGGTCCCGCACCCGCACATCCGCCGCCTCCCCGAAGAGGCGCGAGAGCTCGTCGGCCACGAGCTCCGCACCACCCGACTCGGTGCCGAAGAGGATCGTCGTCGGCACCTCCGCTCCGATCTCCGCGACGCCGCCCGCGTCGAGCGGCGGCAGTTCGAGACTCGCGTCGCCCGCGGCCTCGAGCTGGGCTTCGCGACTCTGCAGCTTCGCCCGCTCGCGGCCGGGGGCAGCGGTGAGGCGCTCCCGCAGGTCGATGCGGCGCCAGCCGTCGAAGTCGGTCTCCCCGTCGATCGAGGGCAAACCGGGTGCGGAGGCCGTCACGGCGCCCGATTGCAGGTCCGCGGCAACGATGAGCGCGAGGTCCCGTGCGTCGGCCCGCTGATCCGGGATCGTGCCGCGGGGCCCGCGGCGCAGCCAGCCCGCGGTGTAGAGGCCCGGTTTCACCCGGCCGTCGGGGTGGGCGCCCGGTTCGACGGGGGCGCCGGTGTCGGAGGCGAATCCGACTGCGGTGATCACATCGGAGGTGGGGATCCGCACCTCCCCCTCCGCGCCGCTGAACACCGCGGCCTCGACCCGCTCCATCCCTTCCAGCCGCTCGGGCGAGAGGCCGAACCACCACTCCAGGGTGACGCGCGGGTCGGTAACGGGATCCGCGAGGAGCGCCCGCACCGCGTCGATGCGCGCGTCGCGTCCGTCGTCGGGCAGTTCTCCCGCGCCGTGCACGACGTGCCGCACCCCGGGCAGCCCGGCCAGTTCGCGCACCATCACGGGGTCGAACTTCGCCGACGCGGGGGCGCTGCGCCCCACGAGATGCAGTGTGCGCACCCGCTCGGTGAAGCGCCGGTGGGCGGCATCGTCGATATCGGACCCCTCGAGGCCCGCGGCGTCTCGAGCGACGAGGCGGGCGACGTCCATCGCCACGTTGCCGTGCCCGACCACGACCACGCTCTCCCCCAGCGGCTCGGGCGCCTGCTCGTCAGGGTGGGTGTTGAGGAATCGGGTGACCGCTCCCGCACCGCGCACGCGCGGGAGCGAGGCGCCGGGCACCGGCAGCTCGGCGTCGCGGTGCATACCGGTGGCGAGCACCACGACGTCGTAGGCCCGTTCGAGCTCCTCGAGGGCGAAGTCGACTCCCAGGCGGCAGTTGCCCCTGAACCGCACGCCCTCCTCGGTGAAGAGCCGATCGAACTGCCGGGCCACCGCCTTCGTGCCCTGGTGGTCGGCCGCCACGCCGTAGCGCACGAGCCCGTAGGGCGTGGGCAGTTCGTCGAACACCTCGATCGGCGCAGCGGGGAAGGTGCGCCGCAGAGCCTGCGCGGTGAAGCTGCCGGCGGGTCCGGATCCCACGATCGCCACGCGGGGCGCGGGGGCGTCGTCGGTGCGCGCTTCGGCGGCCCGGCTGTCGGAGACTCCGGATCCTGATCGACGCCCGCTCCACGTCGCGGGCAGCTTCAGCATGCCACGGAACACCCAGCCGCCGATCTCCGCCGGATCCTCGTCGATGAGCGACAGTCCCTCCAGCGACGAGAAGAGCAGCGGGAGCGCCACCTCGGCGACCTCGGCCCGCGCGGCCCAGGCTCCGAGGCAGACGTGCACGCCCTTGCCGAAGGCGAGGTGGGGCTTCGCCTCGCGGCGGATGTCGAAGGCCGCGGGATCGTTCCAGACTCGCTCGTCGCGGTTCGCGGAGAGGATGCAGATGCCCAGCCGGGCGCCGGCGGGAAGGCGCACACCCGCGAGTTCGGTGTCCCGCGTGACCTGGCGCGAGTACAGCCCGATCGGCGCGACCCAGCGGATCGTCTCGTCGAAGACGGCCTGCCAGAGCGAGGGGTCCCGCTCGACCGCGGCACGCTGCTCGGGGTGGGTGAGCAGCGCCCAGGCCGCCACGCCGAGCGCATCGCGCGGCTCGTTGAGACCGCCGCCGATCGTCATCTTCACGTTGGCCCTGATCCGCTCGATCGGCATCTTGTAGTCGGGGATCTGCAGCAGCTGCGACAGCAGCGACTCGTTCGGATTCGCGGCGTGCCACGCGAGCATCTCGTCGAGCGCCGCGTCGACCTCGTCGAACGATTGCTTGCCGAGCGCCCACACCTCCGGATCGTCGGCGTAGTTGCCGGTCGCGTCGATCATGGTCTGCGACCAGCGCTGCAGATCCTGCTGCGTGGCATTGTGCAGGCCGATGAGCTCGCGCAGGCTCTCGGCCGCGAAGGGCGCCGAGAAATCCCAGATCAGATCCGCTCCCGGCCCCTTCGCGATGAGCTCTTCGAGGTAGCGCTCGGCGTTGCGCTGGAACTTCGCCTTCCAGATGCGCTGCACCGCGCCGGGCCGGAGCGCGGGCTGCCAGGCCTTCCGCTCGATGTAGTGCTCGGGATCATCCCGGCGCAGCATCGAGTGGCCCATCGCCCGGATCTGCAGCGACCCCTGCTCATCGGCCGAGAAGATCTGCTGATCGAGCTCGGTCTCGTGCACCGCCTCGTAGGAGGTGATGAGGTAACGGCCGACCTGCGGCACCCAGTGCACGCCGCCCTCGGCGCGGAGCCGCTCGTAGATCGGGAAGGGATCGCGGTAGAGGTCGGGAATGGTGACCCAGTCGGCGACCGGAGCCTCGTTGCTCGTCATTGCACACCTCGTTGTTCTGAACTGCAGTATGTCTTCGAGTATGCGCGCGGTGCATAACGAAACAAAAACGGAATTATCTGCATTGATTATTCGGATACGTGTGAGAATTGCCGCATGCCCGCGAACTCCTCCGCCCCGCTGCCGTCGTTCACCCTGCGGCAGCTCGCGTACTTCGTCGCGGCCGCCGACGAGGGCACCATCACGGGCGCGGCGGAGACGCTCCGGGTCTCACCCTCGGCCATGTCCGACGCCATCACGGAACTCGAGTCCGCGATGCGCGAGCGGCTCTGCGTGCGTCGGCGCGCCCACGGCCTCACGCTCACCCCGGCCGGCCGCCGACTCGTGCAGCACGCCAGGCGGATGCTGGCAGAGGCCGAGGAGCTGCACCGCTCCGTGGGAGGCGAGGGGCGGCTCTCGGGCCCCGTCGTGCTCGGCTGCTACCCCACCCTCGCCCCCACGATCCTTCCCCCGCTGCTGCAGGACTTCGCCGCGCTCCACCCCGGCATCGAGCTCTCGATCCGGGAGTCCACGCAGGACCGTCTGGCCCACGACCTCGCATCCGGCCGCATCGATGTGGCGGTCGTCTACGACATGCTCGTGCCGGTCGACACCGAACGCGCCAGACTGTACGAACTGCAGGCCCACGCACTGCTCGCCGCCGGTCACCCGCTGGCCGCGCGCGAGACGGTGCAGCTGGAGGATCTGGCCGGCGACGACCTCATCCTGCTCGACGCGCCGCCATCCAGCGAGCACACCCTCTCGGTGTTCGCCGAGCGGGGCCTCCGCCCCCGCATCAAGCACCGCACCGCGAGCTACGAGGTGGTGCGCACACTCGTCGCACGCGGCCTGGGCTACGGCGTCCTCGTCTCCCGCGTGGCGAATCCGAACAGCTACGAGGGGTTGCCGCTGGTGGCGAAGACGATCGTGCCGCAGGTGCGACCCGTGGCGGTCGACATGGTCTGGGCGGTCGACAGACCGGTGCCCGCGCGAACCCGAGCGCTGATCGAGTTCGCTCGAGGGGTCGATTGGCCGTCGTGAGAAGGGCCCCCGCGAGCACCCTGTCGCGCGTCGGGGTCTCCGGGCAAGTAACATGCTCGGCAAGCGCGCTTCTCAGAGCCTGCCCTCGATCACGATAGACGAAGGAGTCGAATCGATATGAGTACGTCCGCAGAATCGAGTCTCACACCGACGGGAACGATCGCCACAGAGACCGACAGACGACGCGTCGTCTTCGCCACCGTGGTCGGCACGACCGTCGAGTGGTACGACTTCTTCATCTACGCGCAGGGAGCCGCCCTCGTCTTCGCGGCGCTCTTCTTCGAGCCGGCCGGGGCGGGGATGGCGCAGATCCTGTCGTTCTTCACCGTCGGCATCAGCTTCCTGTTCCGTCCGCTCGGGGCGTTCCTCGCCGGTCACTTCGGCGATAAGTACGGCCGGCGCGTCGTACTCATGTGGACGCTCATCCTGATGGGTGCGGCGACCACGCTGGTCGGCCTGCTGCCGACATACGCGACCATCGGAGCAGCCGCTCCCGTGCTGCTGATCCTGCTGCGCGTGCTGCAGGGCGTCTCGGCCGGCGGCGAGTGGGGCGGCGCCGTGCTGATGGCCGTGGAGCACGCACCGAAGACCAAGCGCGGTCTCTACGGCTGCTCCCCGCAGATCGGCGTGCCCCTCGGCATGCTGCTCGCGTCGGGTGTCATGGCGCTCGTCGCACTTCCCGGGCAGGAGTTCTTCCTCTCCTGGGGCTGGCGCATCCCCTTCCTGTTCAGCTTCGTGCTGATCCTGATCGGCTTCTACATCCGGCGCCGCGTCGAGGAGAGCCCGGTCTTTACCGAGATCGCCGAGCGCGCGGAGGCGACGAAGAACCCGGTCGGCAAGCTCTTCCGCCGCTACACCCCGCTCGTCATCCTGGCCGCCCTCATCTTCGCCGGCAACAATGCGGTCGGCTACATGTCGACGGGCGGGTACATCCAGCGCTACGCGACCGACCCCGAGGGTCCGCTCGGCATGGAGCCCGCGCCGGTGCTGCTGGCGGTCACCGGCTCCGCCGCCACCTGGCTGATCTTCACGTGGGTCGGCGGCTGGCTCTGCGATAAGATCGGCCGCCGCACCACCTACATCATCGGCTGGGTCTCGCTGCTGATCGGGATCGCGGCGCTGTTCCCGCTCGTGAACACCGGCAGCATCGGCATGCTGTTCCTGGGGCTGGCGCTCCTGACCCTGGGCCTCGGCCTCACCTACGGTCCCCAGGCCGCCCTGTACTCGGAGCTGTTCCCCGCCTCGGTCCGCTTCTCCGGCGTGTCGATCTCGTACGCGATCGGCGCGATCGTGGGCGGGGCGTTCGCGCCCATGATCGCCACCGCGCTCGTCCAGGCGACCGGCACCACGGTGTCGGTGCAGATCTACCTGTCGACGATCGTGGTGCTCGCGCTCATCTCGACGCTGCTGGTGAAGGATCGCATGGGCATCCCCCTCGGGCCCGACAACGAGGAGGAGCAGGCCAGGATGCCGATCTACGGCGCCAAGGGCTGACCGGCAAGGGTGCGGAGCCGACCCGGCTCCGCACCCCTCTTGCTCCGGGCGCCTATCGGCCTCAAGGTCGGGCGCGGATGCCCTCCAGCGCCGAGGAGAGGCGACGCTCCGTTGTCGCACGGTCCAGTTCGCCCTCGTGCCAGAGCAGACGGAAGTAGATCGGTGCGTACAGCATCTCGACGAGTTCATCGGGTCGGAGATCATCGCGTAGGCTGCCTTCGCGCACCGCCCGATGGATGAGCTCGGCAACGACGTCTCTCCGCTGGTACCAGAACCGCTCTTTGAACGCGGTCATGGCAGCGCTCTGGAACTGGCACTCGGCGACGAGCTGGGCGATCAGGCGCCCCTCGTGCCCCGAATAGATCTCGGCGAGCGACACCATGTGCTCTCGAAGCGCGTCGATCGCCGGGAGATCCTCCCTGATCGCGGTGCGCGCCACGTGATTGTCGAGGAACGTGTCGATGATCAGCTCGGTCTTGCTCGGCCACCACCGGTAGATGGTGGTCTTGCTCACCCCGGCCTCGCGGGCGATGCGTTCGATGGAGAGCTCTCGCACGCTGAGCGCATCGGGCCGGTGTTCGTCCAGCAGGCTCATCGTCGCCTCGAGGATCGCGCGATGGCTCTGCTCGCTTCGTACTGCCATCTCTCGAGGATACGCGCTTTCGGCGCCCCGGCTCAGGCCGCGGCCCCGGCGGGTTGCGGTTCGACCGCCGAATCCGAGTGCCGGGAGACGGCGCGGAGGCCGGCGAGCAGGGCGAGCAGGATGAACACGGGCACGAGCAGCGCTGAGAAGAACCCGCTGAGACCGAGGCCCGCGCCGATCAGCGCTCCGCCCGCCGCACCGCCCGCCGCCGATCCGAGCCGCCCGCTGAACTCGGTCGATCCCACCCCGGTGCCGCGCACGTCGGTGGGATACGCCGCCGCGGCCAGCACCGAGCGCGTCGGGCCGCAGGCCGAGGGCAGCAGGAAGCCGGTGACCGAGAGGAGCGCCAGAAGCGCGCCGTAGCCCGGTGACGGCGCGAGCCCGATCACCAGCACGGCCATCGCCGTCAGCGCGAGCGCGATCCCGATCGTCGCGAACCGCGAGGCCCGCACCAGGACGACGCCGAGCAGCAGACCGCCCAGCACGCTGGTGAAGCCGTACGCCCCGACGATGGTGCTGCTCTGCACGGTATCGAGTCCCGGCTCGGGAAGCTGCAGCATGGTCGGCAGGTACTGCACCACCATCAGCTGGGTGCCGAGCGAGAAGAACCCGAAGGCCCAGAGCAGGATCGTCCGCGGGGCGAAGCGCCTCGAGAAGAGCTGCCGCCAGGCGCCGTGATCCGCGGTCCCTCTCGGCTGCGCCGCTCCCTCCAACAGGGCTCCCACCGAGCGGGGGTCCAGCCTGGCCGCGGCTCGCGCCGCCCTCTCGAGATCGCCTCGGGCGACGAGGAAGGGCGGGGCCTCCGGCACCACCAGGGCCAGCACGACGGCGATGACCAGCGGGATCGCGCCTCCGGCGATCAGCAGCCCCTCCCACCCAGCGGTCGGGATGATGACGGCGGCGAGCGTCGCGCCGACGGTGGTGCCGAGGCCCACGAACGCGTAGGCGGTCGCGAGCATGGCGGACCGGCGCCTCGGCGGCATGAGGTCGGCGAGGAGCGTGTTGCCCGTCGCCATCGCGGCTCCCATCCCGAGGCAGGCGAG
This DNA window, taken from Leucobacter tenebrionis, encodes the following:
- a CDS encoding NAD(P)/FAD-dependent oxidoreductase, producing the protein MNGDAVILGAGQGGLTAAVTLRERGWVGAIHLVGEENRAPYQRPPLSKGYLSGVESEHDLLLRSLESLERDQIATHLGVAAVSLDTVRQRVALSNGTALAYNALIFATGSTPRRLSLAGSEFSGIHSVRTVQDSDTLRKDLERGGDTVFIGGGFLNLEVAAEASKHGRVTILEVAPQILGRVLSRESAEALADFHSGLGIEIRCGVEIAGITGDRGRVSAVELKDGTAIPASRVVVSIGAEPRDELAREAGIRIAGGIEVDVNLRSSDPRIFAIGDCARYPSPFAECEMRVESVQNATDQARYVAGLLTGGPESGYRAVPWFWSTQGERRLQIAGIAMPGDAARVVERGDGGKLVVERVRDGRVSAVETINAPGAHMRARRALAAFPDQAIAAAAVT
- a CDS encoding LysR substrate-binding domain-containing protein; translation: MDTREALDLSRRLPSLPFTLRQIECFLAVADSGSISGAAAALHASDSAVSDALTAMERALGASLFKRQRSRGATLTSDGLTILPLARRIVTDGAELTASVGREQSSIVGPVRIGLINTLASLILPRLLIATRQNYPGVHIEYRTGDLGTMLSAAEGAELDLVVTFDIEVPPEYERVALTTTEAMLVVSEEHPLASRDSVDLSEVAEEPMIMLDIAASRTHTLEIMSSRGITPRIAHRTADYELCRALVGRGLGYTLLMRRNVSPETWDGRRVVYLPIVPAPRPVEVLVAWPQNPLPPRVAAVVDCAKQLRGEMMTSLGDRLG
- a CDS encoding cytochrome P450, whose translation is MTSNEAPVADWVTIPDLYRDPFPIYERLRAEGGVHWVPQVGRYLITSYEAVHETELDQQIFSADEQGSLQIRAMGHSMLRRDDPEHYIERKAWQPALRPGAVQRIWKAKFQRNAERYLEELIAKGPGADLIWDFSAPFAAESLRELIGLHNATQQDLQRWSQTMIDATGNYADDPEVWALGKQSFDEVDAALDEMLAWHAANPNESLLSQLLQIPDYKMPIERIRANVKMTIGGGLNEPRDALGVAAWALLTHPEQRAAVERDPSLWQAVFDETIRWVAPIGLYSRQVTRDTELAGVRLPAGARLGICILSANRDERVWNDPAAFDIRREAKPHLAFGKGVHVCLGAWAARAEVAEVALPLLFSSLEGLSLIDEDPAEIGGWVFRGMLKLPATWSGRRSGSGVSDSRAAEARTDDAPAPRVAIVGSGPAGSFTAQALRRTFPAAPIEVFDELPTPYGLVRYGVAADHQGTKAVARQFDRLFTEEGVRFRGNCRLGVDFALEELERAYDVVVLATGMHRDAELPVPGASLPRVRGAGAVTRFLNTHPDEQAPEPLGESVVVVGHGNVAMDVARLVARDAAGLEGSDIDDAAHRRFTERVRTLHLVGRSAPASAKFDPVMVRELAGLPGVRHVVHGAGELPDDGRDARIDAVRALLADPVTDPRVTLEWWFGLSPERLEGMERVEAAVFSGAEGEVRIPTSDVITAVGFASDTGAPVEPGAHPDGRVKPGLYTAGWLRRGPRGTIPDQRADARDLALIVAADLQSGAVTASAPGLPSIDGETDFDGWRRIDLRERLTAAPGRERAKLQSREAQLEAAGDASLELPPLDAGGVAEIGAEVPTTILFGTESGGAELVADELSRLFGEAADVRVRDLGDVRADELDPARMHLIVCSTYGDGEVPSSAQPFVRRLLEERPDLAGVRYAVFGMGDRSYERTYSRGSELVDEALQACGASRLGEYGRHDAGGSIPAAEAARDWAAGVFAEVAAATVSRA
- a CDS encoding LysR substrate-binding domain-containing protein, which produces MPANSSAPLPSFTLRQLAYFVAAADEGTITGAAETLRVSPSAMSDAITELESAMRERLCVRRRAHGLTLTPAGRRLVQHARRMLAEAEELHRSVGGEGRLSGPVVLGCYPTLAPTILPPLLQDFAALHPGIELSIRESTQDRLAHDLASGRIDVAVVYDMLVPVDTERARLYELQAHALLAAGHPLAARETVQLEDLAGDDLILLDAPPSSEHTLSVFAERGLRPRIKHRTASYEVVRTLVARGLGYGVLVSRVANPNSYEGLPLVAKTIVPQVRPVAVDMVWAVDRPVPARTRALIEFARGVDWPS
- a CDS encoding MFS transporter; translation: MTHTDAQRLTGTRGSSGDPRLTPRQWVAFLLIALVLLADGMDVTIVSHIFPSLIEQWGVSIGGGIAALVSAGFIAMGVGALVAGRAADRWGRKPVLVTTTLLFGAGTALGASSTDFASFSAWRLLACLGMGAAMATGNTLLADLMPPRRRSAMLATAYAFVGLGTTVGATLAAVIIPTAGWEGLLIAGGAIPLVIAVVLALVVPEAPPFLVARGDLERAARAAARLDPRSVGALLEGAAQPRGTADHGAWRQLFSRRFAPRTILLWAFGFFSLGTQLMVVQYLPTMLQLPEPGLDTVQSSTIVGAYGFTSVLGGLLLGVVLVRASRFATIGIALALTAMAVLVIGLAPSPGYGALLALLSVTGFLLPSACGPTRSVLAAAAYPTDVRGTGVGSTEFSGRLGSAAGGAAGGALIGAGLGLSGFFSALLVPVFILLALLAGLRAVSRHSDSAVEPQPAGAAA
- a CDS encoding 2Fe-2S iron-sulfur cluster-binding protein → MPRISYVEPAGDSRDVEVEPGVSVMRAAILNGVEGIIGECGGQAMCATCHVFVERTDGELPEVGDDEEEMLECTADERLENSRLGCQLRAGDHFDELVVRLPERQV
- a CDS encoding TetR/AcrR family transcriptional regulator, with product MAVRSEQSHRAILEATMSLLDEHRPDALSVRELSIERIAREAGVSKTTIYRWWPSKTELIIDTFLDNHVARTAIREDLPAIDALREHMVSLAEIYSGHEGRLIAQLVAECQFQSAAMTAFKERFWYQRRDVVAELIHRAVREGSLRDDLRPDELVEMLYAPIYFRLLWHEGELDRATTERRLSSALEGIRARP
- a CDS encoding MFS transporter — translated: MSTSAESSLTPTGTIATETDRRRVVFATVVGTTVEWYDFFIYAQGAALVFAALFFEPAGAGMAQILSFFTVGISFLFRPLGAFLAGHFGDKYGRRVVLMWTLILMGAATTLVGLLPTYATIGAAAPVLLILLRVLQGVSAGGEWGGAVLMAVEHAPKTKRGLYGCSPQIGVPLGMLLASGVMALVALPGQEFFLSWGWRIPFLFSFVLILIGFYIRRRVEESPVFTEIAERAEATKNPVGKLFRRYTPLVILAALIFAGNNAVGYMSTGGYIQRYATDPEGPLGMEPAPVLLAVTGSAATWLIFTWVGGWLCDKIGRRTTYIIGWVSLLIGIAALFPLVNTGSIGMLFLGLALLTLGLGLTYGPQAALYSELFPASVRFSGVSISYAIGAIVGGAFAPMIATALVQATGTTVSVQIYLSTIVVLALISTLLVKDRMGIPLGPDNEEEQARMPIYGAKG